From the genome of Bos indicus x Bos taurus breed Angus x Brahman F1 hybrid chromosome 14, Bos_hybrid_MaternalHap_v2.0, whole genome shotgun sequence, one region includes:
- the GPR20 gene encoding G-protein coupled receptor 20: protein MLASARARPGRGTTTEMLGCWVGSRARWGPASGQGSNNPRVTRSPSFQSRGALATVMPSTSPAGPSAGAAPNATAAAAAAWTNVSLPEMPLFHRFAQLDEQLHASFPGLWLALMAAHGVIFLAGMVLNGLALYVFGCRTRAKTPSVVYTINLVVTDLLVGLSLPTRFAVFYGARGCLRCALPHVFGYFLNMHCSILFLSCICVDRYLAIVRPGGSRRWRQPACARAVCAFVWLAAGAVTLSVLGVTTAGGPCCRIFALTVLEFLLPLLVISVFTGRIVCALSRPGLLHQGRQRRVRAMQLLLTVLVIFLVCFTPFHARQVAVALWPGMPHHASLVAYHVAVTLSSLNSCMDPIVYCFVTSSFQATVRGLCGRRGAECEPNSCDVVSVHKSSKGSAHHHILRARAQAVTQALPNGPDA, encoded by the coding sequence ATGCTGGCAAgtgccagggccaggccaggcAGAGGTACCACGACAGAAATGTTGGGGTGCTGGGTGGGCAGCCGAGCCAGGTGGGGTCCAGCCTCCGGGCAGGGCTCCAATAACCCCAGGGTAACCCGATCTCCTTCCTTCCAGTCCAGGGGAGCACTGGCCACCGTCATGCCCTCCACGTCTCCCGCGGGGCCCTCGGCGGGGGCAGCCCCCAATGCCacagcggcggcagcggcggcgtgGACCAATGTCAGCCTGCCGGAGATGCCCCTGTTCCACCGGTTTGCCCAGCTGGACGAGCAGCTGCACGCCAGCTTCCCGGGCCTGTGGCTGGCGCTGATGGCAGCGCACGGCGTCATCTTCCTGGCAGGGATGGTGCTCAACGGGCTGGCGCTCTACGTCTTCGGCTGCCGCACCCGGGCCAAGACACCGTCGGTCGTCTATACCATCAACCTGGTGGTGACCGACCTGCTGGTGGGCCTGTCCCTGCCCACGCGCTTCGCCGTCTTCTACGGCGCCCGCGGCTGCCTGCGCTGCGCCCTGCCGCACGTCTTCGGCTACTTCCTCAACATGCACTGCTCCATCCTCTTCCTCAGCTGCATCTGCGTGGATCGCTACCTGGCCATCGTGCGGCCCGGCGGCTCCCGCCGCTGGCGCCAGCCGGCCTGCGCCAGGGCCGTGTGTGCCTTCGTGTGGCTGGCCGCCGGCGCCGTAACCCTGTCCGTGCTGGGCGTGACGACCGCCGGCGGCCCCTGCTGCCGCATCTTCGCGCTGACCGTCCTGGAGTTCCTGCTGCCGCTGCTAGTCATCAGCGTGTTCACCGGGCGCATCGTGTGCGCGCTGTCTCGGCCCGGCCTGCTGCACCAGGGCCGCCAGCGCCGCGTGCGGGCCATGCAGCTGCTGCTCACCGTGCTGGTCATCTTCCTCGTGTGCTTCACACCCTTCCACGCTCGCCAGGTGGCCGTGGCTCTGTGGCCCGGCATGCCGCACCACGCCAGCCTCGTGGCCTATCATGTGGCTGTGACCCTCAGCAGCCTCAACAGCTGCATGGACCCCATCGTCTACTGCTTCGTCACCAGCAGCTTCCAGGCCACTGTCCGCGGCCTCTGTGGCCGGCGTGGAGCAGAGTGCGAGCCCAACAGCTGCGACGTGGTCAGCGTCCACAAGAGCTCCAAGGGCTCAGCCCACCATCACATCCTCAGGGCCAGAGCTCAGGCCGTCACACAGGCCCTGCCTAACGGGCCTGACGCGTAG